One window from the genome of Elusimicrobiaceae bacterium encodes:
- a CDS encoding radical SAM protein codes for MKTYYSTVAWVDEYCRKIAPYIHVREADSLLIKVPNQAFKLNPQGLKVLKYLLGGGRVHDIVDRYEDKEGVSRDIHYFFTDLLAFMKGCYRENQKRVAVDAVPFTLPYNTLPVLSELAITYRCNLKCRFCYAACGCRKQDESPDLPPEKLKTVLDIIRREAEVPSVSFTGGEPTLRNDLPQLVRHAKSLEMWVNLISNGTLVTAGLAKKLRAAGLDSAQISVEGGSAELHDRIVACPGAFERTLAGIKNLREAGIRVHTNTTVSGLNKAHLAGIAGLVKKLGLGRFSMNMLMPVGSATAEMDRLFVSYSEIGGLVLGVRREAEKLGLEFMWYSPTPMCIFNPVAHGLGNKGCAACDGLLSVAPNGDILPCSSYPKPMGNLLANENGFRRLWESAEFRHFQTKSFAHELCHSCEHLAVCNGGCPLYWEKAGYDELLARNSEEYGKHG; via the coding sequence ATGAAAACCTATTACTCGACAGTGGCATGGGTGGACGAATACTGCCGCAAAATCGCGCCTTATATTCATGTGCGCGAGGCGGATTCGCTGCTTATAAAAGTGCCCAATCAGGCTTTCAAACTGAATCCGCAGGGCCTGAAAGTGCTTAAATACCTGCTGGGCGGCGGCCGGGTTCATGATATAGTTGACAGGTATGAGGACAAGGAAGGCGTTTCCCGCGATATCCACTATTTTTTCACCGATCTGCTGGCGTTCATGAAAGGCTGCTACCGCGAAAATCAGAAACGCGTGGCTGTGGATGCCGTGCCGTTTACGCTGCCGTACAACACACTGCCGGTGCTAAGCGAACTCGCGATCACTTACAGATGCAATTTGAAATGCCGGTTCTGCTATGCCGCGTGCGGGTGCAGGAAACAGGACGAGTCGCCGGACCTGCCGCCCGAAAAACTGAAAACCGTGCTGGACATAATACGCAGGGAAGCGGAGGTTCCGTCCGTCAGCTTCACCGGCGGCGAGCCGACCCTTCGCAATGACCTGCCGCAACTGGTGCGGCACGCGAAAAGCCTTGAAATGTGGGTGAACCTGATCAGCAACGGCACTCTTGTTACGGCGGGACTGGCGAAAAAACTGCGGGCCGCCGGGCTTGATTCCGCGCAGATAAGCGTGGAGGGCGGTTCGGCGGAACTGCATGATCGCATAGTCGCCTGTCCCGGCGCGTTTGAGCGCACTCTGGCGGGTATAAAAAACCTGCGCGAGGCGGGCATACGGGTACACACAAACACCACGGTTTCCGGGCTGAACAAGGCTCATCTGGCCGGAATTGCCGGGCTGGTGAAAAAGCTGGGACTGGGCAGGTTTTCCATGAATATGCTTATGCCGGTCGGTTCGGCGACCGCGGAAATGGACAGGCTGTTCGTGTCGTATTCCGAAATTGGCGGGCTGGTGCTGGGCGTGCGGCGCGAGGCGGAAAAACTGGGGCTGGAATTCATGTGGTATTCGCCTACGCCGATGTGTATTTTCAATCCGGTCGCGCACGGGCTGGGCAACAAGGGCTGCGCCGCATGCGACGGGCTTTTAAGCGTGGCGCCCAACGGCGATATTCTGCCCTGTTCCAGCTATCCCAAACCGATGGGCAATCTGCTGGCTAATGAAAACGGGTTCCGGCGGTTATGGGAAAGCGCGGAATTCAGGCATTTTCAAACCAAGTCGTTTGCGCACGAACTGTGCCATAGCTGCGAACATCTGGCGGTCTGCAACGGCGGCTGTCCGCTTTACTGGGAAAAGGCCGGGTATGACGAACTGCTGGCCCGGAATTCGGAGGAGTATGGAAAACACGGTTAA
- a CDS encoding glutamine synthetase family protein: MTFSDILNPNPLARFLDKNPRDFTRADIIRYIEETGVQMINYRYAAGDGRLKTLNFVISGRNHLEKLLTEGERVDGSSLFKYIDSGASDLYVIPRLKTAFRNPFSPIPTLDLLCTYYTASGEPMPAAPDNILRKAQTEFTQATGMTFEAMGELEYYVISERDNLYPASSQSGYHESGPFAKWENLRTEAMQAIASAGGKIKYGHSEVGFIREADREMIQAEIEFLPVPVEDAADQLLIAKWILNMTGYRHGVQISFAPKISVGHAGSGMHIHTRLMKDGRSMMIQDGKLSPSARKMIAGFLKLAPSLTSFGNTVPTSYLRLVPHQEAPTNICWGDRNRSTLVRVPLGWTQAADRMFHDRNPQDTAPVADDIARQTVEFRAPDGSANIHLLLAGLTVAARHGLVSAESLEMAEKLYVDVNIFSEKHRAVQEKLPKLPASCQESAEKLIDQRAFYEEKDVFPAALISRIAENLASYSDRNLSESLYGKDEEIRKLVNEYIYR; encoded by the coding sequence ATGACGTTTAGCGATATTCTTAATCCCAATCCGCTGGCAAGGTTTCTTGATAAGAATCCGCGGGATTTCACCCGCGCCGACATTATCCGCTATATCGAGGAAACCGGCGTCCAGATGATCAATTACCGCTACGCCGCCGGCGACGGGCGGCTCAAAACGCTCAATTTCGTCATCTCGGGCAGAAACCACCTGGAGAAACTGCTGACGGAAGGAGAACGGGTTGACGGGTCCAGCCTTTTCAAATACATTGACTCCGGCGCAAGCGATCTTTATGTGATACCGCGTTTGAAAACCGCGTTCCGCAATCCGTTTTCCCCGATCCCCACGCTTGACCTGCTGTGCACCTATTACACCGCTTCCGGCGAGCCGATGCCCGCCGCGCCCGACAACATCCTGCGCAAAGCCCAGACCGAATTCACGCAGGCCACCGGCATGACATTCGAAGCGATGGGCGAACTAGAATATTACGTCATCAGCGAACGCGACAATCTGTACCCGGCGTCGTCGCAGAGCGGGTATCATGAGTCCGGCCCGTTCGCCAAATGGGAAAATCTGCGCACGGAAGCGATGCAGGCGATCGCTTCGGCGGGCGGCAAAATCAAATACGGACACTCCGAAGTGGGTTTCATCCGCGAAGCGGACCGCGAGATGATCCAGGCCGAAATCGAGTTTCTGCCCGTGCCGGTGGAAGACGCAGCCGACCAGCTCCTGATCGCCAAATGGATACTCAACATGACCGGATACAGGCACGGCGTGCAGATTTCGTTCGCGCCCAAGATTTCGGTGGGGCACGCCGGCAGCGGCATGCATATCCACACCCGCCTTATGAAAGACGGGCGCAGCATGATGATACAGGACGGAAAACTCAGCCCCTCCGCCCGTAAAATGATAGCGGGCTTTTTGAAGCTCGCGCCTTCGCTCACGTCGTTCGGCAACACGGTGCCGACTTCCTACCTGCGGCTTGTTCCGCATCAGGAAGCGCCCACCAACATCTGCTGGGGCGACCGCAACCGCTCCACGCTGGTGCGCGTGCCGCTCGGCTGGACCCAGGCGGCAGACAGGATGTTTCACGACCGCAACCCGCAGGACACCGCGCCCGTCGCCGACGATATCGCCCGCCAGACCGTGGAATTCCGCGCGCCTGACGGTTCCGCAAACATCCATCTGCTGCTCGCGGGACTGACTGTGGCGGCGCGGCACGGGCTTGTCTCGGCCGAATCGCTTGAAATGGCGGAGAAGCTGTATGTGGACGTCAATATTTTCAGCGAAAAGCACCGCGCCGTCCAGGAAAAACTGCCGAAACTGCCCGCCTCCTGCCAGGAATCGGCGGAAAAACTTATAGACCAGCGCGCGTTTTACGAGGAAAAAGACGTTTTTCCCGCCGCGCTCATTTCCCGCATAGCTGAAAATCTGGCCTCGTATTCTGACCGCAACCTCAGCGAAAGTCTCTA